Part of the Candidatus Polarisedimenticolia bacterium genome is shown below.
CGAATAGCCCGTCCCGAAATCGTCGATGGCGACCCGGAAGCCGCGCCGCCTCAAGCGCGTCAGGATGCTGGTGACCTCCTTGGGGTGCTCGATCAGCTGGTTCTCGGTAATCTCAAGGTGCAGCAGCGACGGATCCAGCGAGGATTCCTGTATCGCCCTGGAGATCAATTCCTCCAGCCCCGGGTGGTAGATCTGCCGTAACGACAGGTTGACCGTCACGAACAGCCCGTCCCATTTCGGGTCGCTGTCCTGCCAGGCACGCAGATTCCGGCAAGCCTCTTTCAGGACCCAGGCCCCCAGGGGGAGGATGATGCCGGTCTCCTCGGCCAGCGGGATGAAGCGCTGCGGCGGAATCAGTCCCCGCTCCGGGTGATGCCAGCGCAGCAGCGCCTCGAACCCCCGCAGGTGCTCCGTCCCCAGCTCCACGATCGGCTGGAAGACGACGCGGAACTGCCCCTGGGCCTGCGCCATCTGCAGATCGTTTTCCAGCCGGAACTGCTCCTGCGCGGTGGCCATCATCTTCTCATCGAAGATCTCGCACTTGCCGCGGCCGTGGGATTTGGCAAGGTACATCGCCGTGTCCGCGTCGCGCAGCAGGTCCTCGGGGCGCCGGTAGCCCGCCGGCCCCAGCACCACCCCGGTGCTCAGCGTGACCTGCAGCTCGCGGCCGTTCGATGCCAGCGGCGTACGCACGGCGTCTTCCAGGCGCCGCACCACGCGCATCGCGTCGTGCAGCGAGCGGATGTCGTCGAGCAGCACCGTGAACTCGTCGCCTCCGATGCGCGACACGGTCCATTCGGCCGAGGCGCGCGTAAAGCCTTCCTCGGTCTCATGAATCTCCCGCCGCAGCTCGTCGGAGACTTCCTGCAGCACCGCCCGGAAGCGCTCAGCCACCTGGACCAGGACCGCGTCGCCCGTCTGGTGTCCCAGCGAGTCGTTGATGTTCTTGAATTGGTCGACGTCGAGGAAGATGACTGCCAGGCTCTCGCGCCGTCCGCGCTTGGCGGCGCGCTGGAAGGCGCGGGTCAGGCGGTCGAGGAAGAGGCTGCGGTTGGGGAGCGACGTCAAGGGGTCGTGCACCGCCAGGTGGATGAGCTGCTCCTCCATCCTCTTGCGCTCGTCCACGTCGGCCTGCGAGCCCGCCAGGCGGTGCGGCCGGCCGGCGCCGGGATGCCGCACGGCCATGCCGCGGGCCATCATCCAGCGGTACGACCCGTCGGCATGCCTCATGCGGTACTCCGCCACCAGGTGGCCCTGGGTCCCGGCGAGGTGGCTGGCGATCCGCGCCTCCAATCCGGCGCGGTCCTCCGGATGAACCCGGCCGAGCCAATCCTCGGGGCTTTCGCCGACCGTCCTTTCCGACAGGCCGAGCGTCTGCAGCCAGCGCGCCGAATAGTGGATTCGGTTGTGCTCGAGGTCCCAGTCCCACAGTCCGTCATTGGAGCCACGCGCCGCCAGGGCGTAGCGCTCCTCGCTCAGGCGCAGCGACTCGGTGCGGTGCCCCACCAGGTCTTCGAGATGGCTCGAGTGGTAGCGCAGCCGATCCTGCAGGGCCCCTGCGATGGCGCCGACCAGGGCCAGAATCAATGCGAAGCCGTCGGTGAAGTAGTGGACCGGCGTGACCTCGTGCAGGCCGCGGATTACCGCCAGGCTGAGGGTGGAAGGATAGTCGTGATAGAGGGCGTGGTAATCGACCAGGTAACCGACCCAGGTCAGCATCAGGCCGATCCCGAAGCCCAGCAGGCCGTATTGGAGCTTTCGGGTGCGGGCGATGGAAGTCAGGAAGGCGAACCGGGAGCGGGCGTCGGATGCGGAGGCTTCAGGCTGCGTCATGGTGCCTCTCCGTCGCCTCGGGCGCTCCCGTCGGACGCGCGCCACCCCGGGCGCTGACGAGGCGCATCGCCTTTAACGCCCGCCCGCGTACGAACGCCAGCCAGCATGTCAGCGCCGCGATCATGACCAGGAGCGCCAGCAGCAGGTTCCCAAGGGCGCCCAGCAGCGGCGTCGGCCGGCCGGGCCCTTTGTGGACGGGAGTCTTCTCGATGGACTTCTCGAGAGTGGCCAGCCGGATCTTCTGGTCCTTGCCGATTCCGGCATCGACCAGCGCCCGGTTGATCCGGCGGTAGCGCTCCACATCCGCCAGCCATGCGTCCCGCTCGACCGTGGTCTGCGACCCGCGCTCGAAGGCCGCCTCGATCCGGCGCTCCAGGAAGCGCGCGAAGCTCTCTCCGACCTCCGCCGTCCGGGCATCGCGCCCGATCACCTTGCCGTTGCCGTCCTCGGCCACGATGACGGCCAGCGCCCGCTGCAGCGCCGACTCGTCCTCGCGCGACTTGCGCAGATTGCCGCTCAACGCGTCGCGCTCCGCCATTACCTTCAGCAGTTCCACCTTGAGCTGCCGGAAGCGGACCAGCACCGTCTCCGTCTCGGCGTCGCCCGAAAGCACCCCGAGCACCTCGCTGCCCGAAGCGTCCGAGGCCTTCTTGAGCAGATCGGTCTGCAGCAGCTGCTCGGTGCGCGCGTAGCTGGCCGTCTGCGTGATGCAAGCCCTGTCTTCCGAATCCTTGAGGCCGGCCTCCACGATCCCGTCGCGCTCGCCGCGCAGCTTCTGGATGGTGGTCGTCGCCCATTGGGTGTACTGGTCGATGGTCGGGAAATCCTTCGCGGGTCGCGGGAGCTGCAGATCCTGCAGCGCCCGATCGCTGAAGTCGTCGAGGTCGGCGGCCACCTTTTGCAGGCGCTCGAGGCGTGTCGAAAACGAAGGGATCAGTTCTTTCGCGAAGGCCCCGTCGGGGTCCCATTTGGGGTTGCGCGAGATGAGAGACCGAAGCTTCGCCAGGCTGGCGGACGCCTCCGCCAGGTCTCCTTTGCGCATCTGGCCCTTGGCCTGCGCATAGAGCTGGTGCGGGTCGGTCTCCATCTCGCCGGCGTGAATCAGCGATCCGGCGATGAGGGCGAGGACGAGGAAGCGGAAGGTGCTACGGACAGTCATGGGCCAGCGTCCCCCGGGCCGTGAGGAAGACGGGTTCTGCCTCGGCCCGATCGATCCGGAGGCAGGAGGAGCCCGCGGAGCCGTAGCGGGAGAGACGGACGTTGCGCAGGGCCGGCCGGGTCTGGCCCTTCGAGATGGGCACCGCGCGATACTGCGCCATGGTGCTGCCCGGCCGGGGGGTGATCTCCCAGATGGCATGGAAGCCATCGGCGACCAGGTAGAGCCTGCCGTAATGAATCATTCCCTGGACCGTTGCGGGCCTCTTGGCCAGGGGAATTCCCTCGGCTTGCAGGATTGGGGAGATGTCGACCCGGCCGGTCAGCGGCGGCTGCTCCGCCAGCTGAATGGTGCCATCCTTCCCGACGTGCAGCTGCATCCGCAGACTATGCTGCTCGAGAGTCAGAGTGGCTCTCTGAATCGGCTTGACGCAGGCGGACGCCGCGGCCAGTGCCAGGAGCAGGGAGCCGATCTGCACGCTCCGGCGGCATGAGATCACGAATGGAGCCTTTCCCGGGACAAGAAACGTTTCGAGTAACGAGCCGGCGACCAGGCTCGAAAACCGCACAAGGCACACTGGCAAATATAGGCGGCCGGCGAGTGGGATCAACCGGAGGAAGTTGTTGCAGGAAAGGGGTATTGGAGCCGTCAGAGCACGGGCGGGACAGCTTTACACGACAAGCATTCGAGACAACATTTTGACATCAGTAGAACAACGTAGACCGCGGGTCGGCGCGACGCCTGCAGCGGCGGAAATTGCAGGACCTGTCCGCGCGCCTCTCGGCCCTCCCGGACGGTTCCGCGGCCACGATCTGTATCTCCGGCAAGAGGGATGGAACCCTCTTTCAGGCCTGCACGACGGCCGTGGTGAGGAACAAGGGAACGCGGTAATCAGGGTTTGCCGCTCTGCTTGGCCTTTGCGAAGTCGCCGGAAATCACCGTCGAGATCTTCGCCGGGTCGATGAACTTCTTCATCGCCGCCAGGATCTCGGCGCTCGTCAGTGCCTGCACCTTCTTCTCCACCGTCTCGTCCCAGGCCATCGTCCGGCCGATGTATTCGTTGCCGGCGAGCGTGCTCGCCAGCTGGCGATCATTTGCCCGGGATACTGTCTGCTCTTGCAGCCATCCCTTCTTCGCCTCGGCGATCTCCTCGGGTGTGAAGCCCTTGTCAAGGATCTTTGCGATCTCCTCGTTGTACCCCGTCATGAGGCGCTCGGCATTCTGCGGCGCGTAAATTGCACTGGAGCCGAAATAGGCGTCCCGGTCCAAGGGGCTTGCATAGAAGTACGAGCCGGCGCCGTAGGAGATCCCATCTTTCTGGCGAAGACGCTCGGCGAGCCTCGAATTGAGGAACCCGCCGCCGGTCATGAAGTCTCCGAGGACCATGGCAGGAAATTCAGGGGCATCGTCGCGCATGTCGATCCGGAGTCCCGCCACAAACTCGGCACTCTCCTTGTCGGGAGCCTCGATCGACTCGTGAATCGCCGGACGATCCTGATAGACGCCGACGAGACGAGCGTAAGGCTGGGCGTTCTTCCAGCCCGAGAACAGCTCGGTGAGGAGCGCCTTGATCTCGTCGGGGTCGAAATCCCCGACGACGGCGATCTGGGCGGATGAGGCACCGTAGAACTCCGCATGAAACTTTTTCACCTCGTCGAGCTTGACCGCCTGGGCCGCCTCGATCGACTCCTCCGGGCTCTGCTCGTACCTCGGGTCTTGCTTCGGCCAGGGGTTCAGATGCTTCTGGAGCCTGGTGGAGGCTTTCTGCCCCGGATCGCTCTTGGAAGCCTCGAGCTGTACGAGCCTCTCCTGGCGAAGAAGCTCCAGCTCCGAAGCAGGGAAGGATGGCTCGCGCAGGATCTCGGCCATCAGCCGCAGTGCGGCCGGAAGATTGTCTCGTGAGACTTCCACCCCCCCGTAAGCCCCGGCGGCATAACCGTAGGCGAAAACCTGTGCCTTGAGACGGGCGGTCTCGTCCTTGATCTGCTGGCGCGTATGCTTCGTTGTGCCGCGCATCAGCATGGCCCCCGCGAAGCTTGCTGCCGTCGCGCGTCCTTGCAGGCTCTTCTCATCACCAAGGTTCATGTTCATTACCACCTGAACGGTGGCGCCGCGGGTTTTCTTGGGCAGCATGACGAGCTTGATCCCGGGTGGAAGGGTCGCGCGAATCAGCCGTGCCTCGATCGCCGCGGGCGAAGAATCGAACGCCTCACCCAGCGCCAGCGCTTCTCCACCCTTGTAGCTCCGCACCAGCTCTCCTACGTCGGGCGCCGCGGGGATGTCGGCTCTCTGCGAAGCGTTGGTGGGCATGTAGAGACCGACCGTGCGGTTCTCGGGCGTCAGGTAGGCCTTGGCGACACGCGCCACGTCGTCGGGAGAGACCGCCTTGATGCGGTCGCGGTTGAGGAACATCAGCCTCCAATCCCCCTGGGCCGCCCACTCGGAGAGCCGGATGGCCACGAACTCGGAGTCACGAAGGGTTGACTCCCAGTTCTTGAGCCAGTTGTCGCGTGCGCGATCGACCTCTTCCGCCGTCGGCGCGTTGGTCGCTGCTTCTTCGGTCACGCGGACGAGGAGGTCTCGGGCTTCTTCGAGCGAGCTCTCGGTCCGGACCGTTGCGCCGACCAGGAGCATTCCCGGGTCGTGGAGAGCTTGCGCGCGGCCGAACACCGACGCGGCTTTCTTGGTCTCGACCAGGGCCTTGTAAAGCCGACCGGAAGGCGCGTCGGTGAGGATGAATCTCAGAAGGGATATTGCCGCGAAATCGGGATGAGGGCCGGCAGGAATGTGATAGGCGGCCGCGGCCATCTGCGAGTCTCCGACGCGGCGCAGCGTCACGCTCCTGGGGCCATCCTGGGCCGGCTCGACCGTATAAGTCGCGGGAAGGGTCCGGGACGGCTTCGGGATCTTCCCGAACTTCCTGGCGATCTTCGCGAGCGTCCCGGCCTCGTCGATCTTCCCGGCGACGACCAGGACGGCATTGTCGGGCTGGTACCAGGTCTTGTAGAAGGCCCGGAGCCTCTCGATGGGAACCCGCTCGATGTCCACCCGCGAGCCGATCGTCGACTTGCCATAGTTGTGCCAGAGATACGCGGCCGACATGACTCGTTCCATGAGGACGCCCTGGGGGTAGTTCTCGCCTATTTCGAATTCGTTGCGCACGACCGAGAACTCGGAGTCCAGGTCTTTCTTCGCCATGTTGGAGTTGACCATGCGGTCGGATTCCAGGTCGAGCGCCCAGTCCAGAGCTTCCGCGGTAGCCGTGACGGTCTCGAAGTAGTTCGTCCGGTCGTAATCCGTCGTTCCGTTGGAGCGAGAGCCGTGGGCCGTCAGCTCCTGAGGAATGTCCTTGTGATTCGGCGTCCCCTTGAAGACCATGTGCTCGAGAAGGTGCGCCATTCCCGTCTCGCCATACCCCTCGTGCCGCGATCCGACCAGGTAGGTGATGTTCACCGTGGTCGTCTGCTTCGACGGATCGGGGAACAGCAGGATCCGGAGCCCGTTGGCGAGACGGTACTCGGTGATCCCTTCCACGGAGGCCACCTTTTGGACACCCCCGGGAAGCGGCGCAGTCGACGAGGAGGGAGCGGGGGATGATTTGGCTGAGGCAGGCGCCGCTGCCCGCGCGGCGCCGGGAGGCGGCGCAGGTGCAGCCAAAAGGACGGCCGACACCGACACGAGGAGGAGAGTGGCAAGCAACCAACGCCTTCGCATGGGGACCTCCCGCGCGATTCTGATGTATGGCCTCGCGCCGGCCTCGCGGAAATTCCAGGAAAGGTGGCCTATCGGAGTTTCGATTCGCCAAATCTAGCACGGTCCGGGGACAGAAGGTCCCTGCTTTTTCCCCTGCGACGCTGGTGCAGCAGAATCCGGGGGCTGACGGGCGGATTCGCTGGCGGGGCGGGAGTTTCAGCGTAACTTTCCGACGACCCGGCCGCTAAAAAAACCCTGGAGGGCGTCGCGAGGCGCCTGAGCCCATGAATTGCGGTACTTGCAGAAGGGTGCGCTTCGGG
Proteins encoded:
- a CDS encoding EAL domain-containing protein: MTQPEASASDARSRFAFLTSIARTRKLQYGLLGFGIGLMLTWVGYLVDYHALYHDYPSTLSLAVIRGLHEVTPVHYFTDGFALILALVGAIAGALQDRLRYHSSHLEDLVGHRTESLRLSEERYALAARGSNDGLWDWDLEHNRIHYSARWLQTLGLSERTVGESPEDWLGRVHPEDRAGLEARIASHLAGTQGHLVAEYRMRHADGSYRWMMARGMAVRHPGAGRPHRLAGSQADVDERKRMEEQLIHLAVHDPLTSLPNRSLFLDRLTRAFQRAAKRGRRESLAVIFLDVDQFKNINDSLGHQTGDAVLVQVAERFRAVLQEVSDELRREIHETEEGFTRASAEWTVSRIGGDEFTVLLDDIRSLHDAMRVVRRLEDAVRTPLASNGRELQVTLSTGVVLGPAGYRRPEDLLRDADTAMYLAKSHGRGKCEIFDEKMMATAQEQFRLENDLQMAQAQGQFRVVFQPIVELGTEHLRGFEALLRWHHPERGLIPPQRFIPLAEETGIILPLGAWVLKEACRNLRAWQDSDPKWDGLFVTVNLSLRQIYHPGLEELISRAIQESSLDPSLLHLEITENQLIEHPKEVTSILTRLRRRGFRVAIDDFGTGYSSLSVLQSLPVDVLKMDKLFVAKMNASEKARKIVASIVGLGAALDHDVIAEGIENERQLRELRTLRCPLGQGNFFSEPISPEDVRKVILPSFKPSIMDRRERASGGGR
- a CDS encoding pitrilysin family protein; amino-acid sequence: MEGITEYRLANGLRILLFPDPSKQTTTVNITYLVGSRHEGYGETGMAHLLEHMVFKGTPNHKDIPQELTAHGSRSNGTTDYDRTNYFETVTATAEALDWALDLESDRMVNSNMAKKDLDSEFSVVRNEFEIGENYPQGVLMERVMSAAYLWHNYGKSTIGSRVDIERVPIERLRAFYKTWYQPDNAVLVVAGKIDEAGTLAKIARKFGKIPKPSRTLPATYTVEPAQDGPRSVTLRRVGDSQMAAAAYHIPAGPHPDFAAISLLRFILTDAPSGRLYKALVETKKAASVFGRAQALHDPGMLLVGATVRTESSLEEARDLLVRVTEEAATNAPTAEEVDRARDNWLKNWESTLRDSEFVAIRLSEWAAQGDWRLMFLNRDRIKAVSPDDVARVAKAYLTPENRTVGLYMPTNASQRADIPAAPDVGELVRSYKGGEALALGEAFDSSPAAIEARLIRATLPPGIKLVMLPKKTRGATVQVVMNMNLGDEKSLQGRATAASFAGAMLMRGTTKHTRQQIKDETARLKAQVFAYGYAAGAYGGVEVSRDNLPAALRLMAEILREPSFPASELELLRQERLVQLEASKSDPGQKASTRLQKHLNPWPKQDPRYEQSPEESIEAAQAVKLDEVKKFHAEFYGASSAQIAVVGDFDPDEIKALLTELFSGWKNAQPYARLVGVYQDRPAIHESIEAPDKESAEFVAGLRIDMRDDAPEFPAMVLGDFMTGGGFLNSRLAERLRQKDGISYGAGSYFYASPLDRDAYFGSSAIYAPQNAERLMTGYNEEIAKILDKGFTPEEIAEAKKGWLQEQTVSRANDRQLASTLAGNEYIGRTMAWDETVEKKVQALTSAEILAAMKKFIDPAKISTVISGDFAKAKQSGKP